One Onychomys torridus chromosome 17, mOncTor1.1, whole genome shotgun sequence genomic window carries:
- the LOC118568848 gene encoding CD209 antigen-like protein C: MAGEPETQQPKNHEEEVTFGGQGFAENNPEGLICSSKSMPECLTRVPWLLLLLISLGLFVLMLAILVQVSRIRAYPQGQTPDQQGSSSLVAVPPAQTHSLEQIQHQLTQINVSLAGLCRPCPWDWELFQGSCYLFSRTLGSWEASASSCQDLGAHLVIINSVEEQLFLKYWHTRRKELTWIGLSDHRREGFWQWVDDTPLRLSFWKEGEPNNDGDEDCVELAEDKWNDKRCTANNFWVCEQPSAPCPRH, encoded by the exons ATGGCAGGAGAGCCAGAGACCCAGCAGCCAAAGAACCATG AGGAGGAGGTCACATTTGGAGGCCAGGGATTTGCTGAGAACAACCCTGAGGGTCTCATTTGCAGCTCCAAGAGCatgccag aatgtctgaccCGAGTGCCCTGGCTTCTCCTGCTTCTCATCTCTCTGGGCCTCTTTGTGCTGATGTTGGCCATCCTGGTTCAAG TTTCCAGGATTCGTGCATACCCACAGGGACAGACCCCAGATCAGCAGGGGAGCTCCAGCTTGG TTGCTGTTCCTCCTGCGCAGACACACAGCCTGGAGCAGATCCAGCATCAGCTGACTCAGATCAATGTCTCGCTGG CTGGCCTGTGCCGGCCCTGCCCCTGGGACTGGGAGCTCTTCCAGGGAAGCTGCTACCTCTTCTCCAGGACTCTGGGCAGCTGGgaagcctcagcctcctcctgccaGGATCTTGGAGCCCACCTGGTGATTATCAACAGTGTTGAAGAGCAG CTCTTCCTCAAATACTGGCACACCAGAAGGAAGGAACTCACCTGGATTGGCCTCAGCGATCACAGACGTGAAGGCTTCTGGCAGTGGGTGGATGACACCCCACTCAGACTCAG CTTCTGGAAAGAGGGGGAGCCCAATAATGACGGGGATGAGGACTGCGTGGAGCTGGCAGAAGATAAATGGAATGACAAAAGATGTACCGCAAACAACTTCTGGGTGTGTGAGCAGCCCTCGGCTCCCTGCCCTCGTCACTGA